One Bradyrhizobium sp. ISRA464 genomic window carries:
- a CDS encoding ABC transporter permease, whose product MRILSLAGRRLAASIPTLVLILIGVFLLLQLAPGDTVDALMAQMGGGDAATAEALRKFYGLDVSVPVQLAQYLWRLVRLDLGFSSIYGKPVATVILERLPPTILLMTASLSFAFFFGLVFGVIAARGVNRWPDTLISTLGLIFYATPSFWFGLMAIVVFSVYLQWLPPGGFEDIGTVQTGIWHLLDIAAHLVLPTLTLGLIFLAVYLRIMRASMLEVLNLDFVRTARAKGLDETHVITRHVLRNALLPMVTLIGLQAGTMLGGSVVVESVFSLPGLGRLAYESVVQRDLNTLLGIVFVSALLVIVVNFVVDLLYARLDPRIAAEG is encoded by the coding sequence ATGCGTATCCTGAGCCTTGCGGGGCGGCGGCTCGCCGCCTCGATACCGACCCTTGTCCTGATCCTGATCGGCGTGTTCCTGCTGCTGCAGCTCGCGCCGGGCGACACCGTCGACGCGCTGATGGCGCAGATGGGCGGCGGCGACGCCGCGACCGCGGAGGCGCTGCGCAAGTTCTACGGGCTTGACGTCTCGGTCCCGGTGCAGCTTGCACAGTATCTGTGGCGGCTGGTGCGGCTCGATCTCGGCTTCTCCTCGATTTACGGCAAGCCGGTGGCGACCGTGATCCTGGAGCGGCTGCCGCCGACCATCCTTTTGATGACCGCGTCGCTGTCGTTCGCGTTCTTCTTCGGCCTGGTGTTCGGCGTGATCGCCGCGCGCGGCGTCAATCGCTGGCCTGATACGCTGATCTCGACGCTCGGCCTGATCTTCTACGCCACGCCCTCCTTCTGGTTCGGCCTGATGGCGATCGTGGTGTTCTCGGTCTACCTGCAATGGCTGCCACCGGGCGGTTTCGAGGACATCGGCACCGTGCAGACCGGGATCTGGCACCTGCTCGACATCGCCGCTCATCTCGTGCTGCCGACGCTGACGCTCGGGCTGATCTTCCTCGCGGTGTATCTGCGCATCATGCGCGCCTCGATGCTGGAGGTGCTGAACCTCGACTTCGTCCGCACCGCGCGCGCCAAGGGGCTGGACGAGACCCATGTCATCACCCGCCACGTGCTGCGCAACGCGCTGCTGCCGATGGTGACGCTGATCGGGCTGCAGGCCGGCACCATGCTCGGCGGCTCGGTCGTCGTGGAAAGCGTGTTTTCGCTGCCCGGGCTCGGGCGCCTCGCCTATGAGTCGGTGGTGCAGCGCGACCTCAACACCCTGCTCGGCATCGTGTTCGTCTCCGCCCTACTCGTCATCGTCGTGAACTTCGTCGTCGACCTGCTCTACGCGCGGCTCGATCCGCGCATCGCGGCGGAGGGCTAG